A window of the Haloquadratum walsbyi C23 genome harbors these coding sequences:
- the coaBC gene encoding bifunctional phosphopantothenoylcysteine decarboxylase/phosphopantothenate--cysteine ligase CoaBC, whose translation MLDGVNVALGISGSIAAVKVVELAHELRRQGATVRGVMTESAQGIIHPWAVEFATENPVVTEITGQVEHVGLCGRSGWADVLLLAPATANTVGKIATAVDDTPVTTCATTALGADVPVVVVPAMHEPMYDHPGVLDAIETIESWGVTFVSPRIEEEKAKIATEDAIITAVASTVGSQPLVGQHIVVTAGATKESIDPIRVLTNRSSGRTGRAVARECHIRGAEVTLIHTGDDVHYAQTRSVESTADMRSATFEMLDTGVDALICAAAISDYTVDTAPEKIRSGKPRTLELEPTEKLLDGVRNAYPDLPMVGFKAETSGDEESMVAVAESLRDRVDLSFVVANNASVMGDAETRAIIVDDSTTVINDSKQVLGASIANKLAEKFDE comes from the coding sequence ATGTTGGACGGTGTTAATGTTGCACTGGGTATTTCGGGGAGTATAGCCGCTGTCAAAGTGGTTGAACTTGCCCATGAGCTTCGTCGACAGGGTGCGACTGTCCGTGGGGTAATGACCGAAAGCGCACAGGGGATTATCCATCCATGGGCTGTTGAGTTTGCCACTGAGAACCCGGTTGTGACAGAAATAACCGGTCAGGTCGAACATGTCGGACTGTGCGGTCGGTCCGGATGGGCTGATGTGCTATTGCTTGCTCCAGCAACAGCAAACACCGTCGGAAAGATCGCTACTGCAGTCGATGATACCCCAGTAACAACATGTGCAACGACGGCACTTGGTGCGGATGTTCCAGTAGTCGTTGTCCCTGCAATGCATGAGCCGATGTATGATCACCCAGGAGTGCTTGATGCAATTGAGACAATTGAATCATGGGGTGTGACGTTTGTCTCCCCACGTATCGAGGAAGAAAAGGCGAAGATTGCAACAGAGGACGCAATCATCACCGCAGTAGCGAGCACTGTCGGGTCACAACCGCTCGTTGGACAGCATATTGTCGTGACCGCAGGTGCGACCAAGGAATCAATTGACCCTATCCGAGTGCTTACTAATCGATCTTCGGGGCGGACAGGTCGAGCTGTTGCACGTGAATGCCACATACGTGGCGCTGAGGTTACACTTATTCATACGGGAGACGATGTCCACTATGCACAAACACGATCAGTTGAGTCAACTGCAGATATGCGGTCTGCGACGTTTGAGATGCTTGATACCGGAGTAGATGCACTTATTTGTGCGGCTGCAATTAGCGATTATACTGTTGATACTGCCCCAGAAAAGATCCGATCAGGCAAACCGCGAACGCTTGAGTTAGAACCAACTGAAAAATTACTTGATGGAGTTCGGAATGCGTACCCAGACCTTCCGATGGTTGGATTTAAAGCTGAAACATCAGGTGATGAAGAATCGATGGTTGCTGTTGCGGAGAGTCTTCGCGATCGGGTTGATCTTTCATTCGTCGTCGCAAATAATGCCTCAGTGATGGGTGACGCTGAGACGCGTGCAATTATTGTCGATGACTCAACGACAGTGATTAATGATTCAAAGCAGGTTCTTGGCGCAAGCATTGCAAATAAACTTGCTGAGAAATTCGATGAGTAA
- the trkA gene encoding Trk system potassium transporter TrkA, with amino-acid sequence MHVIIVGAGQVGSSIAADLAPSHDVIVVDYDASRVEELNYSLDVLGTVGDGTSVSTLEDAGIEKADMVIASTDDDETNIVVCSTVKAVADAFTIARVKDTEYLRTWQRSNRAFGVDFMVCTNLLTAESLARMIGLPAARDVDPFANGEVQMAEFELSEASPIAGQTVASADQFESLTFASILRDGAVEMPRGETTLHSADRVVVIGSPESVQEFASTVDPEEAGADPEEVVIIGGSKIGYHVARLLEAQGITPRVIEQADDRARELAEKLPASIVMQSDPTDIEFLERERLGDADVVVTVLDSDERNLLVSLLASLMGVERTIAVINTTEYVDLFETVGVDVGLSPREVVAEEITRFTREGDAENVALIESDKAEVLEIEIDEDSILVDRPIRDAINDLPDGIVVGAITRDDEFITPRGDTIIIAGDRVVVFVDTDVVDTAAPKL; translated from the coding sequence ATGCACGTGATTATTGTCGGTGCAGGACAGGTTGGATCGAGTATTGCGGCTGATCTCGCACCATCGCATGATGTCATTGTTGTTGATTATGATGCTAGTCGCGTCGAAGAGCTGAATTACTCGCTGGATGTGCTCGGAACTGTGGGTGATGGAACCTCTGTAAGCACGCTTGAAGACGCAGGCATTGAGAAAGCTGATATGGTCATTGCCTCGACTGATGATGATGAGACAAACATCGTTGTTTGTTCGACAGTAAAGGCAGTCGCGGACGCATTCACGATTGCTCGTGTCAAAGACACTGAATATCTCCGGACGTGGCAACGCTCTAATCGCGCCTTCGGTGTTGATTTTATGGTTTGCACGAACCTTCTCACCGCAGAGTCACTTGCTCGTATGATTGGACTTCCTGCTGCTCGTGATGTTGACCCATTCGCAAACGGTGAAGTGCAGATGGCAGAGTTCGAACTGAGCGAAGCAAGTCCAATCGCTGGACAGACAGTCGCATCAGCAGACCAATTTGAATCATTAACATTTGCATCAATTCTGCGTGATGGCGCTGTTGAGATGCCGCGTGGTGAGACAACGCTTCATTCGGCAGATCGTGTTGTTGTCATTGGTTCGCCTGAGAGTGTACAGGAATTTGCCAGCACTGTTGATCCAGAAGAAGCAGGAGCAGATCCCGAGGAAGTGGTTATTATCGGCGGATCAAAGATAGGATATCATGTCGCTCGACTGCTTGAAGCACAGGGCATTACTCCTCGAGTTATTGAGCAAGCGGACGACCGTGCACGCGAACTCGCAGAAAAGCTCCCTGCGTCAATTGTGATGCAGTCTGACCCAACCGATATTGAATTTCTGGAGCGTGAGCGGCTTGGCGATGCGGATGTCGTTGTGACTGTACTTGATTCTGATGAGAGAAATCTCCTCGTCTCATTATTAGCCTCTTTGATGGGTGTTGAACGGACGATTGCTGTGATCAATACAACTGAGTATGTCGATCTGTTTGAGACGGTCGGTGTTGATGTTGGACTCAGTCCACGTGAGGTAGTCGCCGAGGAAATCACACGGTTCACCCGCGAAGGTGATGCTGAAAATGTTGCACTCATTGAGTCTGATAAGGCTGAAGTGCTCGAAATCGAGATCGATGAAGATAGCATACTTGTTGATCGACCGATCCGTGATGCGATCAATGACCTCCCTGATGGGATTGTCGTTGGTGCCATAACTCGTGATGATGAATTTATTACTCCTCGTGGAGACACGATAATCATCGCTGGTGACCGCGTTGTTGTTTTTGTTGATACTGATGTGGTTGACACAGCAGCACCAAAGTTGTGA
- a CDS encoding cation:proton antiporter gives MAEIISLRPLIAVILPAIGIAGIVLSRRYQNIREGATIITAVSTVAIIASLLPAVLAGNVYITNLGSFVPGVAFTLRADALGTLFALLASFLWVITSFYSIGYMRGLDEHAQTRYFASFAGSVSAAIGVAFASNLIILYIFYELLTVATYPLVTHDESDAARAAGRKYLAYTFGGGVAVLAGIVLVFWSTGTVAFTSGGIASLASIDPLIARGAFALLAGGFGVKAALIPVHSWLPDAMVAPTPVSGLLHAVAVVKSGVFGISRLVLDVYGPETVAQLGVGVPLAVVAAITIVIASVIALRQDNLKRRLAYSTISQLSYIVLGLGLFSPEALIGGLLHIPAHAFMKLTLFFCAGAIHVETHTDNISKMAGIGRRMPLTMSAFAIASVGMAGLPLVAGFVSKWYLLIGSVDAGYPIFAIVLLGSGILNIAYFWPIVYQAFFQTAAETDAKPVVEFSLGGQWHPIRTDGHGREYGDEHTEETDADADADDGADITAASDAVNNKQSDDTGSESSQRETALSGDPSDPNAETAYAVDMYPSDHTTADTEGSAQQTTADTIDDTDESIDPDSASSDNETLNTGMNRGQDSTGVDASSSTDSSSKSPTPDASLLNTPETEVDDNTDTSANIDHPDIDAPDDDDAYMSDPVWDRRTIYTESTWFMLGPIVIAVTGAVALGIIPQQVVFLSLIEQVVTAATGVII, from the coding sequence ATGGCTGAGATTATTTCACTAAGACCACTAATAGCGGTCATACTTCCAGCTATTGGTATTGCTGGGATCGTTCTCTCTCGTCGATATCAAAATATCCGAGAAGGAGCAACAATTATCACTGCTGTATCGACAGTCGCTATCATTGCAAGTCTTCTCCCTGCTGTTCTTGCCGGTAATGTTTATATTACCAATCTTGGGTCGTTCGTTCCTGGTGTTGCATTTACGCTCCGTGCAGATGCACTTGGAACGCTCTTTGCACTTCTTGCAAGCTTCCTGTGGGTCATCACGAGCTTCTATAGCATTGGGTATATGCGCGGACTGGACGAACATGCGCAAACACGATATTTTGCATCGTTCGCAGGGAGTGTCAGCGCAGCAATTGGCGTTGCTTTCGCATCAAATCTTATTATTTTATACATTTTCTACGAATTACTCACCGTTGCAACATATCCGCTCGTTACGCATGATGAAAGTGATGCAGCACGGGCAGCAGGTCGAAAATACCTTGCGTACACCTTCGGTGGTGGCGTTGCCGTTCTTGCCGGTATTGTGCTTGTCTTCTGGTCAACTGGTACTGTTGCATTCACCTCTGGAGGCATTGCTTCACTTGCCTCTATTGATCCACTGATTGCTCGTGGTGCATTTGCCCTTCTTGCCGGTGGATTTGGTGTGAAAGCAGCACTCATACCAGTTCATTCATGGCTTCCAGATGCAATGGTTGCACCGACTCCGGTCTCGGGATTGTTACACGCCGTTGCAGTTGTTAAAAGTGGTGTCTTCGGCATTTCTCGTCTTGTTCTTGATGTTTACGGTCCAGAAACAGTCGCACAACTAGGTGTTGGAGTCCCGCTAGCGGTCGTTGCAGCAATAACGATTGTTATTGCAAGCGTCATTGCGTTGAGACAGGACAATCTTAAGCGACGGCTTGCATATTCAACAATCAGTCAACTTTCATATATCGTTCTTGGGCTTGGGCTATTCTCTCCAGAAGCACTCATTGGTGGGTTACTTCATATCCCTGCCCACGCGTTCATGAAATTAACACTATTTTTCTGTGCAGGTGCCATCCATGTTGAGACTCATACAGATAATATCAGCAAGATGGCTGGCATTGGTCGGCGAATGCCGTTAACAATGAGTGCATTCGCTATTGCGAGTGTTGGAATGGCTGGATTGCCACTTGTCGCAGGATTCGTGAGCAAGTGGTATCTACTTATTGGATCCGTTGATGCTGGGTATCCAATCTTTGCGATTGTGTTGCTCGGTTCAGGGATACTGAATATTGCATATTTCTGGCCGATTGTGTATCAAGCATTCTTCCAAACGGCGGCTGAGACGGATGCAAAACCAGTTGTCGAATTTTCGCTCGGTGGTCAATGGCACCCAATTCGAACCGATGGTCATGGACGTGAGTATGGTGATGAGCATACCGAAGAAACTGATGCTGATGCTGATGCTGATGATGGCGCCGACATCACCGCTGCAAGCGATGCTGTCAATAATAAACAGTCAGACGATACTGGCAGTGAGTCCTCACAGCGGGAAACAGCGTTATCAGGTGACCCTAGCGATCCAAACGCAGAGACGGCATATGCCGTTGATATGTATCCGAGTGATCATACTACCGCTGACACAGAAGGCTCTGCGCAGCAGACCACTGCAGACACTATAGATGATACTGATGAATCTATTGACCCCGATTCAGCATCCTCTGATAATGAAACCCTGAATACGGGAATGAATAGAGGACAAGACAGCACCGGCGTAGACGCTAGTTCATCGACAGACAGTTCATCTAAGTCTCCAACGCCAGATGCATCGCTTCTGAATACGCCTGAGACTGAAGTTGATGATAACACCGATACCAGCGCCAATATTGATCATCCTGATATCGACGCACCAGACGACGATGACGCATATATGTCAGACCCTGTGTGGGACCGACGTACCATCTATACAGAAAGCACATGGTTCATGCTTGGACCAATTGTGATTGCTGTTACTGGTGCAGTGGCGCTTGGAATTATCCCACAGCAAGTTGTCTTTCTTTCATTGATTGAACAAGTTGTTACTGCGGCAACGGGGGTGATAATATGA
- a CDS encoding TrkH family potassium uptake protein, whose protein sequence is MSVRVEYKASISLVGSVLKYLTVPLVIPLVVAFWYGESIVPFIATMILTGTVGLILDRIDPSPDIRPREGLLMVALTWIAVTIVGAVPYLVEAHGVPFITPAIHPGSTLANPMNALFESMSGFTTTGATVLGDISFSSHTRSIMLWRQLTQWLGGMGIVVLAVAILPELSVGGAQLMETEAPGPGIEKLTPRIAETARALWVAYLGLTVIQAGLLYGLFITGIDPQMTLYNAVSHALTTMPTGGFSPEARSVEAFSAAAQWIIIPFMIAAGTNFALFWRAATGDPRRLFDDSEFKFYLGVLAALTAVLTGILFSAQSLIITPPAGGTVDAAYLESLRSAVPGQFEPALRDALFQIVSIVTTTGYANVDFNAWRTPAQYLLLFAMFIGGSAGSTGGGIKIVRWYIILKTVRRELFTTAHPEAIRPVRLGGKPLDERAIRGIYAFTLLYLVTFFVGAGLLAFDAFRVGADITTLELLSATAATLGNVGPGFGFVGPMGGYLSFSPVSKSLMIILMWIGRLEILPVIVLLTPEYWQQ, encoded by the coding sequence ATGTCAGTCCGTGTCGAATATAAAGCTAGCATCAGTCTTGTTGGGTCGGTATTAAAGTATCTTACCGTCCCGCTAGTCATTCCGCTAGTAGTCGCATTCTGGTACGGAGAGTCAATTGTGCCGTTTATCGCAACGATGATTCTCACGGGGACTGTTGGACTTATACTCGACCGAATCGACCCAAGCCCTGATATCCGCCCACGTGAGGGGTTGTTGATGGTCGCATTAACATGGATTGCGGTGACGATTGTCGGTGCCGTTCCATATCTTGTTGAGGCACATGGAGTTCCGTTTATTACCCCTGCAATTCATCCAGGCTCAACACTTGCGAACCCGATGAATGCACTTTTTGAAAGTATGAGCGGGTTCACCACGACCGGAGCGACTGTCCTTGGTGATATCTCGTTTTCTTCACATACTCGTTCAATCATGCTATGGCGGCAGCTTACCCAATGGCTTGGTGGAATGGGAATTGTTGTGCTTGCTGTTGCGATCCTTCCAGAACTGTCAGTCGGTGGTGCACAACTGATGGAGACAGAAGCACCTGGTCCTGGTATTGAAAAGCTCACGCCGCGAATCGCTGAGACGGCACGTGCACTCTGGGTTGCATATCTAGGATTAACTGTCATCCAGGCAGGTCTCCTCTATGGGCTTTTCATAACTGGTATAGATCCACAGATGACGCTCTACAACGCCGTCTCACACGCGCTGACGACAATGCCAACCGGTGGATTTTCACCTGAGGCGCGGAGTGTTGAGGCGTTCAGTGCGGCCGCACAATGGATTATCATTCCATTTATGATTGCTGCAGGAACCAACTTTGCGCTTTTCTGGCGCGCTGCCACCGGTGACCCTCGTCGATTATTTGATGATTCAGAATTCAAATTCTATCTTGGTGTTCTTGCAGCGCTCACCGCAGTATTAACTGGAATTTTATTTTCGGCACAGAGCTTGATTATAACCCCGCCTGCTGGTGGTACGGTTGACGCAGCATATCTTGAATCACTCCGTTCAGCAGTCCCCGGACAGTTTGAGCCTGCACTTCGTGATGCCCTCTTTCAAATCGTTTCTATTGTCACAACAACTGGATACGCAAATGTTGATTTTAATGCGTGGCGAACACCAGCGCAGTATTTATTATTATTCGCGATGTTCATCGGTGGGTCTGCAGGGTCAACAGGTGGCGGAATTAAAATTGTTCGCTGGTATATCATTCTAAAGACAGTCCGTCGAGAACTTTTCACCACTGCACATCCTGAAGCTATTAGACCAGTCCGGCTTGGTGGAAAGCCGCTTGATGAACGAGCGATACGGGGAATCTACGCATTTACACTATTATATCTTGTCACTTTCTTCGTTGGCGCCGGGTTATTAGCGTTTGATGCATTTCGGGTTGGCGCTGATATCACTACATTAGAACTTCTCTCAGCAACCGCAGCAACCCTTGGAAATGTCGGTCCAGGATTCGGGTTTGTCGGACCGATGGGGGGCTATCTGTCATTTTCACCTGTAAGCAAATCACTAATGATTATACTGATGTGGATCGGTCGTCTAGAAATATTACCAGTTATTGTGCTTTTAACGCCCGAATACTGGCAACAATAA
- a CDS encoding SRPBCC family protein: protein MDELVVSTVVYRPQHEVYDFLIRFPRYAKYSDHLREVLTRPDSERSNTRYGLKFAWWKLTYTVESEVTDTDRPHTIDWRIIRNLSARGRWRLRKIEDDSFPVTAPDTANAATRVTFEAAYDPDSANRGNINLPRFVSFGWVIDRLEPAIRKEAKETVQRVVTDLEGRSRPVELTVEHHSG from the coding sequence GTGGATGAACTTGTTGTCAGCACTGTTGTGTACCGTCCTCAACATGAGGTATACGACTTTCTTATCAGATTCCCACGATACGCCAAATACTCAGATCATCTTCGCGAGGTACTCACACGACCAGACTCTGAGAGGTCAAACACACGATATGGACTGAAATTCGCATGGTGGAAACTGACGTACACCGTTGAATCGGAGGTGACTGATACAGATCGACCACATACCATTGACTGGCGTATTATTAGAAATCTTAGTGCCCGTGGTCGATGGCGACTTAGGAAAATTGAGGATGATTCATTCCCTGTCACTGCGCCAGATACGGCTAATGCAGCTACCCGCGTCACGTTTGAGGCAGCCTATGACCCTGACTCAGCAAATCGAGGGAATATCAATCTTCCACGATTTGTCTCATTTGGATGGGTCATTGATCGACTTGAGCCTGCAATCCGGAAGGAAGCCAAAGAGACGGTGCAACGTGTTGTTACAGATCTTGAGGGTCGCTCACGACCGGTTGAACTCACAGTTGAGCACCACTCAGGCTAA
- a CDS encoding monovalent cation/H+ antiporter subunit D family protein, translating to MTDALPLLVVIPLFAALFPVALGYLWSDAGWATAAVTALLHLGLASVVAQQIINSGQFSYAVGGFQPPIGIELVADSVTAVLVVLISVITILIVAYARRAGPHQNAFYSELLLLTAGVSGVVITGDLFNLYVFLEITGLATYALVAANRSPAAALASVKYLLVGTIGASLYLLGVGYLYVATGTLNMADLAGQLPAVGYDTPLVVTGFILLMTGLAIKTALFPLHTWQPNAYAESPHSVTAYIAALVSTAAAYAIFRITYTVFTTSFASVVPLALDALAWAAAISVIVGSVLAVVQSDLKRMLAYSSVAQFGLIIAGIAVMNEIALMGSLVHLVGHAVMKAGLFVAVGGLASIAGGQTIDDMIGLGRRAPIVSLGFATLAFALVGVPPAIGFAGKWQIVLGAVSAGHWAVGVVAVISTMLTLAYFLRIVERLYFRSPSSVDEQTSDMSMNMTTDGGDAMATSISQTTRVIVTLSALSAIALGLAASDLISILEPALEVYF from the coding sequence ATGACTGATGCACTCCCGTTACTCGTGGTTATTCCACTATTTGCAGCGCTTTTTCCGGTTGCTCTTGGGTATCTTTGGAGCGATGCTGGATGGGCTACAGCGGCTGTCACTGCACTCCTACATCTTGGACTTGCAAGTGTCGTTGCACAACAGATAATAAATAGCGGTCAGTTCAGTTATGCGGTTGGTGGATTTCAACCACCAATAGGAATTGAGCTTGTTGCTGATAGCGTTACGGCAGTGCTTGTCGTTCTTATCTCAGTCATAACAATTCTCATTGTTGCATATGCTCGCCGTGCAGGACCACATCAGAATGCATTCTATAGTGAATTATTATTACTCACGGCTGGCGTATCTGGTGTCGTCATTACCGGCGATTTGTTCAATTTGTATGTTTTTCTCGAGATCACCGGTCTTGCAACATATGCACTCGTAGCTGCTAACCGATCGCCTGCGGCTGCGCTGGCAAGTGTAAAATATCTTCTTGTTGGTACTATCGGTGCATCGTTGTATCTTCTTGGTGTTGGATATCTCTATGTTGCGACAGGGACATTGAATATGGCTGACCTTGCAGGTCAGTTACCAGCAGTTGGATATGATACACCACTTGTTGTGACTGGGTTTATATTATTGATGACCGGGCTTGCAATCAAGACAGCGCTGTTCCCTCTTCATACGTGGCAGCCAAATGCTTATGCTGAGTCACCACACAGTGTCACCGCATATATTGCCGCATTAGTCTCTACCGCTGCCGCATATGCAATCTTTCGGATCACATATACCGTCTTTACCACCTCATTCGCATCGGTTGTTCCACTTGCGCTTGACGCGCTTGCATGGGCTGCAGCAATAAGCGTCATCGTTGGCTCCGTCCTGGCTGTCGTTCAATCAGATCTTAAACGCATGCTCGCATATTCTTCAGTCGCACAGTTTGGTCTGATCATCGCTGGGATCGCAGTGATGAATGAAATAGCGCTTATGGGAAGCTTAGTTCATCTTGTTGGTCATGCTGTAATGAAAGCTGGTCTATTCGTTGCTGTTGGAGGACTTGCAAGTATCGCTGGTGGGCAGACAATTGATGATATGATTGGGCTTGGTCGACGTGCACCAATCGTGAGTCTTGGATTCGCAACGCTTGCGTTTGCCCTTGTTGGTGTTCCACCGGCTATTGGCTTCGCCGGAAAATGGCAAATTGTACTTGGTGCAGTCTCAGCTGGTCATTGGGCTGTTGGTGTTGTTGCAGTTATCAGCACCATGCTTACACTTGCGTACTTCCTACGTATTGTTGAACGTCTATACTTCCGGTCGCCGTCCTCGGTTGATGAACAAACATCAGATATGAGTATGAATATGACAACAGATGGTGGCGATGCAATGGCAACATCAATCAGTCAAACAACCCGTGTGATCGTCACGCTTTCTGCACTCAGTGCAATTGCACTTGGGCTTGCTGCATCAGACCTTATCAGCATATTAGAACCGGCATTGGAGGTCTACTTCTAA
- a CDS encoding Na(+)/H(+) antiporter subunit D has protein sequence MSELSVLISTVVSIFTLTEMCMQLALSAFANITYTILPAAAAPSLPTIEFVIPFPPAFAILSIALIAPFLSRRVGHILGVIVTAGVAVISLVSPVGAHLPVTFLGFDAVLFNVDAFSRVMGIIFGTIGAAAVLYSYSSQASNRQTAFALGYVGTSIGSVFAGDWLTLVFFWELMAITSTALVWDYGGEAVRAGFRYAIYHGIGGSLLIAAVIWHYVDVGSFLFTAASGLTAGIPAALAAVGIGVNVGFVGLHVWLPDTYPRPHIAASVFLSVYTTKTGVYGLARAFPDGNVLIAYMGAAMALVGVVYALLQNDMRRLLSYHIQSQVGYMVAGIGIGTALATAGAFAHIFNHILYKALLFMTAGVVVSRVGEENLKYLGGLRRYLPLTALAFGIAALSISGFPGFNGFVSKGMITAAADKKNFDGIFYILLAAGVGTFMSFIKFGYYAFIRSTPDSGVIAGSENADTDIISSAIGQRVAMLSVATLCILFGLFPDALFALLPGSTTDAHPFTLGHLTEGIVLAVLGIIGFALVKRPISNIGKVPDIDAVINPGAFYLTRGLVRGTTEIFAIVDNAIQDIATRSLEITANPYGSIRQPAAILLQRDPDTLTDGSLQATIGTSVLLVVVVLVIAFIGTMSM, from the coding sequence ATGAGTGAACTTTCTGTATTAATTTCTACTGTGGTATCCATATTTACGCTAACTGAGATGTGTATGCAATTAGCTCTCTCTGCTTTCGCTAATATCACGTATACGATACTCCCAGCTGCTGCAGCACCGTCATTACCAACCATCGAGTTCGTAATTCCATTTCCGCCAGCATTTGCAATCCTCAGCATTGCGCTCATTGCGCCGTTTCTCTCTCGTCGAGTTGGTCATATACTCGGGGTAATTGTGACCGCTGGTGTTGCGGTTATCTCACTTGTTTCACCTGTTGGTGCACACTTACCCGTTACATTTCTTGGATTTGATGCTGTATTATTCAATGTAGATGCATTCTCCCGAGTGATGGGCATTATCTTTGGAACCATTGGTGCAGCGGCAGTCCTCTATTCATACTCTTCACAAGCATCAAATCGGCAGACAGCCTTTGCGCTTGGCTATGTCGGGACGAGTATTGGCTCCGTGTTTGCCGGTGATTGGCTAACGCTTGTTTTCTTTTGGGAATTGATGGCTATCACCAGTACAGCGCTAGTCTGGGACTACGGCGGTGAAGCCGTTCGTGCTGGATTCAGATATGCTATTTATCACGGTATTGGTGGAAGCTTATTGATTGCAGCCGTGATCTGGCATTATGTCGACGTCGGGTCATTCTTATTTACTGCAGCAAGTGGATTAACAGCGGGCATTCCTGCTGCGCTTGCTGCTGTTGGTATTGGTGTGAACGTTGGATTCGTTGGGTTACATGTGTGGCTTCCAGATACATACCCTCGACCACACATCGCTGCAAGCGTCTTTCTCTCTGTTTATACAACAAAGACTGGTGTGTATGGTCTTGCCCGCGCGTTCCCTGATGGGAATGTTCTTATTGCATATATGGGTGCAGCAATGGCTTTGGTTGGTGTTGTATATGCACTCTTACAAAATGATATGCGCCGATTGCTATCGTATCATATTCAATCACAAGTTGGATATATGGTCGCTGGGATTGGCATTGGAACCGCTCTCGCAACAGCAGGCGCGTTTGCGCATATATTCAATCATATTCTATACAAAGCACTGCTGTTCATGACTGCTGGTGTTGTTGTCTCTCGCGTCGGTGAAGAAAATCTAAAATACCTTGGTGGACTCCGTCGATATCTCCCACTTACTGCATTAGCGTTTGGTATTGCGGCGCTATCAATTAGCGGATTTCCTGGATTTAATGGCTTCGTCAGTAAAGGAATGATTACTGCAGCAGCAGATAAAAAGAACTTTGATGGAATTTTCTATATACTACTTGCTGCCGGTGTCGGAACGTTCATGTCATTCATCAAATTTGGGTATTATGCATTTATCCGCTCAACTCCTGATTCAGGAGTGATTGCTGGAAGTGAAAATGCCGATACTGATATTATCTCATCAGCGATAGGTCAGCGTGTTGCAATGCTTAGCGTCGCAACGTTATGTATTTTATTTGGGCTATTCCCAGATGCACTCTTTGCACTTCTCCCAGGAAGTACCACTGATGCACATCCATTCACACTGGGGCATCTTACCGAAGGCATTGTGCTTGCCGTGCTTGGCATCATTGGGTTTGCACTCGTCAAACGACCAATTTCTAATATTGGGAAGGTTCCTGATATTGATGCAGTGATTAATCCCGGAGCATTTTATCTTACTCGTGGACTTGTCCGTGGAACAACAGAGATATTCGCGATTGTTGATAATGCTATTCAAGATATCGCAACGCGCTCGCTTGAGATTACCGCTAACCCGTATGGTTCAATCCGACAACCGGCGGCAATACTGCTTCAGCGAGATCCAGATACGCTCACTGATGGAAGTTTGCAAGCAACGATTGGAACAAGTGTGCTTCTCGTTGTTGTTGTCCTTGTTATTGCGTTTATTGGGACCATGTCTATGTGA